A stretch of DNA from Acidobacteriota bacterium:
ATCCCCCGGTGACCGGAGACTTTCACAACTATTTCCACACGTTGGATTTCCCGGTAGGCGTGAAGATGGTCTTCAAGCAGTTCAACGGGCGTCCGTTCGTGGGCGCCGGTCTGCAGATGGACGCCATCGTCGGTGAAACCGTGAGTTCGGGCGGCACCCATGGAACGGCTGACGAAGCGCTGCCGGATTTCGAGACAATTCCCGACTACCGGACCCGTTTCAACACGGGGGTTTACTTCAACGCGGGCTTCGAGATACCCTCCACCAATTATTTGTACGTCTTCGAGTTCCGTTACATCCGCTGGAGCCGTGACAACTTCGACGCCGAGACCTCGTTCTACGAGCGAAGCAACGGCGAGATCCAGTGG
This window harbors:
- a CDS encoding PorT family protein, with translation MNRLPYIVLILIVSTIFVPAQIEERFQYGLKFGVVQNQFDAIPDSPLNPFESLEIDGRTGFMAEAFYDYQLLPDKMPPLHMTFGLGYKLLIMRGQFMTAGDPPVTGDFHNYFHTLDFPVGVKMVFKQFNGRPFVGAGLQMDAIVGETVSSGGTHGTADEALPDFETIPDYRTRFNTGVYFNAGFEIPSTNYLYVFEFRYIRWSRDNFDAETSFYERSNGEIQWTFGVKIR